One window of the Streptomyces sp. NBC_00259 genome contains the following:
- a CDS encoding class I SAM-dependent methyltransferase: MTPAPAQQPAPDFESLPDAERAPDARPAPDARSRALSFDSVAAQYEAARPSYPPVLFDAVEELTGRPLKGSRVLDVGAGTGIATRLLHERGARVVAVEPGPAMAGVLRRALPGVPLVRAVGDALPFATGSADLVTYAQAWHWTDPARSVPEALRVLARPHGALALWWNVPDPDVTWTREQEARLARRLPGYHAHGVTYRAAAIIRGLDPDLAPVYRRLHWTRRVPLDLHLAHLGSRSYFAAIGPEAAAPVLADERAHLLERFPDGVVEESFGVDLTVTLAPS; the protein is encoded by the coding sequence ATGACGCCTGCGCCCGCCCAGCAGCCTGCACCCGACTTCGAGTCCTTGCCTGATGCCGAGCGAGCACCGGACGCCCGTCCTGCGCCCGACGCCCGCAGCCGAGCTCTCTCGTTCGACTCCGTCGCCGCCCAGTACGAAGCCGCCCGTCCCAGCTACCCTCCCGTGCTCTTCGACGCGGTCGAGGAACTGACCGGCCGCCCGCTCAAGGGCTCACGCGTCCTCGACGTCGGCGCCGGTACGGGCATCGCCACCCGCCTGCTGCACGAGCGCGGCGCCCGTGTCGTCGCCGTGGAGCCCGGCCCCGCCATGGCCGGAGTCCTGCGCCGCGCGCTCCCCGGCGTACCGCTGGTGCGGGCCGTGGGCGACGCGCTGCCGTTCGCCACGGGCAGTGCCGACCTCGTCACCTACGCCCAGGCCTGGCACTGGACCGACCCCGCGCGCTCGGTCCCGGAGGCCCTCCGTGTCCTCGCCCGCCCGCACGGTGCCCTCGCGCTCTGGTGGAACGTCCCGGACCCGGACGTCACCTGGACCAGGGAACAGGAGGCCCGGCTCGCCCGCCGTCTCCCCGGGTACCACGCGCACGGCGTCACCTACCGGGCCGCCGCCATCATCCGTGGTCTCGACCCCGACCTCGCGCCGGTCTACCGCCGGCTGCACTGGACGCGACGCGTTCCCCTCGACCTCCATCTCGCCCATCTCGGCAGCCGCTCCTACTTCGCCGCGATCGGGCCCGAGGCCGCCGCCCCCGTCCTGGCCGACGAGCGTGCCCACCTCCTTGAGCGGTTCCCGGACGGGGTGGTGGAGGAGTCGTTCGGGGTGGACCTCACCGTCACCCTCGCCCCTTCCTGA
- a CDS encoding ABC transporter ATP-binding protein, whose amino-acid sequence MMNKPPGSAPAAAVHARALSVVRGTRPVLRDLEFDVPPGQITGLLGPSGCGKSTLMRAVVGTQAKATGTLDVLGRPAGDASLRSRIGYVTQAPSVYDDLTVRQNLDYFAAILDPGRAATERRRRHVTQAIADVDLADHADALAGRLSGGQRSRVSLAVALLGTPELLVLDEPTVGLDPVLRRDLWDLFHRIAADRGTTILVSSHVMDEAERCHRLLLLRDGELLADDTPEALRRRNDTATVEEAFLHLVDTANALQETAR is encoded by the coding sequence ATGATGAATAAACCACCGGGGTCGGCTCCGGCAGCGGCCGTCCACGCCCGCGCCCTCAGCGTCGTCCGCGGCACCCGACCCGTCCTGCGCGACCTCGAGTTCGACGTCCCACCCGGCCAGATCACCGGCCTCCTCGGCCCCTCCGGCTGCGGTAAGTCCACCCTGATGCGGGCCGTCGTCGGCACCCAGGCCAAGGCCACCGGCACCCTCGACGTCCTCGGCCGCCCCGCGGGCGACGCCTCCCTCCGCTCCCGTATCGGCTACGTCACCCAAGCCCCTTCCGTCTACGACGATCTGACCGTCCGCCAGAACCTCGACTACTTCGCCGCGATCCTCGACCCCGGCCGCGCCGCCACCGAGCGCCGCCGCCGGCACGTCACCCAGGCCATCGCCGACGTCGACCTGGCCGACCACGCCGACGCCCTCGCCGGACGACTCTCCGGCGGCCAGCGCAGCCGGGTCTCCCTCGCCGTCGCCCTGCTCGGCACACCCGAACTGCTCGTCCTCGACGAACCCACCGTCGGCCTCGACCCGGTCCTCCGCCGCGACCTGTGGGACCTCTTCCACCGCATCGCCGCCGACCGGGGCACCACGATCCTCGTCTCCTCCCACGTCATGGACGAGGCCGAGCGATGCCATCGGCTGCTGCTCCTGCGCGACGGCGAACTCCTCGCCGACGACACCCCCGAAGCCCTCCGCCGCCGCAACGACACCGCAACCGTCGAAGAGGCCTTCCTCCACCTCGTCGACACGGCCAACGCCCTCCAGGAGACCGCCCGATGA
- a CDS encoding sugar phosphate isomerase/epimerase family protein: protein MAEPVVRIPDAKVALSTASVYPESTATAFEIAARLGYDGIEVMVWTDPVSQDIEALRRLSDYHQVPILAVHAPCLLITQRVWSTDPWVKLQRAQAAAEKLGASTVVVHPPFRWQRQYARDFVSGIWRMANETDVRFAVENMYPWRYRDREMLAYAPDWDVTKEDYRHFTIDLSHTATSRTDTLAMVDRMGDRLGHVHLADGKGSAKDEHLVPGRGDQPCAELLEHLAGTGFDGHVVIEVNTRRAMSAAEREADLAEALAYTRLHLASASAPAQGGGGADGLDSAGGGRAGRAKGARGAAGAGGS, encoded by the coding sequence GTGGCAGAACCAGTGGTGCGCATCCCGGATGCGAAGGTCGCCCTGTCGACGGCCTCCGTCTATCCGGAGTCGACGGCGACGGCCTTCGAGATCGCCGCGCGCCTCGGTTACGACGGCATCGAGGTCATGGTCTGGACCGACCCCGTCAGCCAGGACATCGAGGCACTGCGCCGGCTCTCCGACTACCACCAGGTGCCCATCCTGGCCGTCCACGCGCCCTGTCTGCTGATCACCCAGCGTGTCTGGTCCACCGACCCCTGGGTGAAGCTGCAGCGTGCGCAGGCGGCCGCCGAGAAGCTCGGTGCGTCGACCGTCGTCGTCCACCCGCCGTTCCGCTGGCAGCGGCAGTACGCCCGCGACTTCGTCTCCGGCATCTGGCGGATGGCGAACGAGACGGACGTGCGTTTCGCGGTCGAGAACATGTACCCGTGGCGCTACCGCGACCGCGAGATGCTCGCGTACGCCCCCGACTGGGACGTCACCAAAGAGGACTACCGGCACTTCACGATCGATCTCTCGCACACGGCCACGTCCCGTACGGACACCCTGGCCATGGTCGACCGGATGGGCGACAGGCTCGGGCACGTGCACCTCGCGGACGGCAAGGGTTCGGCGAAGGACGAGCACCTGGTGCCGGGACGCGGTGACCAGCCGTGCGCGGAGCTGCTGGAGCACCTCGCGGGCACCGGGTTCGACGGCCATGTCGTCATCGAGGTCAACACCCGGCGGGCGATGTCCGCCGCGGAACGTGAGGCCGATCTCGCGGAGGCGCTGGCCTACACCCGGCTGCACCTGGCGTCGGCGAGCGCGCCGGCGCAGGGTGGCGGCGGTGCCGACGGTCTCGACAGTGCCGGAGGTGGACGTGCCGGACGTGCCAAGGGCGCCAGGGGTGCGGCGGGCGCGGGCGGATCATGA
- a CDS encoding Ppx/GppA phosphatase family protein, translating to MRLGVLDVGSNTVHLLVVDAHPGARPQPAHSHKAELRLAELLDEKGAIGADGVDRLIATLDDAVQAAEDKGCEDVLPFATSAIREAANADEVLARIKAVTGIDLQVLTGEEEARLTFLAARRWFGWSAGKLLVLDIGGGSLEIAYGIDEDPDIAVSLPLGAGRLTAAMLPGDPPEPDDVRALRRHVRAQIARTVGEFNRSGRPDHVVATSKTFKQLARIAGAARSAEGLYIQRDLSRTSLEEWVPKLAVMTAAQRATLPGVSEGRSAQLLAGALVAEAAMDLFGVDELEICPWALREGVILRRLDHLPGL from the coding sequence ATGAGACTCGGAGTCCTCGACGTCGGTTCGAACACAGTGCACCTGCTGGTGGTGGACGCACACCCCGGAGCCCGGCCGCAGCCCGCCCATTCCCACAAGGCGGAGCTGCGCCTCGCCGAACTGCTCGACGAGAAGGGAGCGATCGGCGCCGACGGCGTCGACCGGCTGATCGCGACCCTCGACGACGCCGTGCAGGCCGCCGAGGACAAGGGCTGCGAGGACGTCCTCCCCTTCGCGACCTCCGCGATCCGCGAGGCCGCCAACGCCGACGAGGTACTGGCCCGGATCAAGGCCGTCACCGGCATCGACCTCCAGGTCCTCACCGGCGAGGAGGAGGCCCGTCTCACCTTCCTGGCCGCCCGCCGCTGGTTCGGCTGGTCGGCCGGGAAGCTGCTCGTCCTGGACATCGGCGGCGGTTCGCTGGAGATCGCGTACGGCATCGACGAGGACCCGGACATCGCCGTCAGCCTGCCGCTCGGTGCCGGGCGGCTGACCGCCGCGATGCTGCCGGGCGACCCGCCGGAGCCGGACGACGTACGGGCGCTGCGCCGCCACGTACGGGCGCAGATCGCCCGTACGGTCGGTGAGTTCAACCGTTCGGGGCGTCCCGACCACGTCGTCGCCACGTCCAAGACCTTCAAGCAGCTCGCCCGTATCGCGGGCGCCGCGCGCTCCGCCGAGGGCCTGTACATACAGCGCGATCTGAGTCGTACGTCACTGGAGGAGTGGGTCCCCAAGCTCGCCGTGATGACCGCGGCGCAGCGCGCCACGCTGCCCGGAGTCTCCGAGGGCCGTTCCGCGCAACTGCTGGCAGGAGCCCTGGTCGCGGAGGCCGCGATGGACCTGTTCGGCGTCGACGAGCTGGAGATCTGCCCGTGGGCGCTGCGCGAGGGCGTCATCCTCCGGCGCCTGGACCACCTCCCCGGCCTCTGA
- a CDS encoding serine/threonine-protein kinase translates to MPPVSSAGQVPEAEHPEFAGRYRLEECLGSGGMGVVHLATSASGLRLAVKVVHAAYAADPEFRARFRQEVAAARRVSGAFTAPVVDADPEAERPWMATLFIDGPTLSERVKRNGPLDAAELARVGAGLAEGLRDIHRAGVVHRDLKPSNVLLAHDGPKVIDFGISRPTDSDLRTETGKLIGTPPFMAPEQFQRPREVGPEADVFAMGAVLVHAATGRGPFDSDSPYIVAYQVVHNEPDLAGVPEELAPLLLRCLAKSPAERPTPDELMAALRPLTQGAGSQDTAPFIPAQRRPTGAATPPTPPAVPTPSPHPSRRSETSRTSEASTASTAKKRRIRRAAASIAIAALVTGGILGLRAALEDTAPTSAPDSRTAETFRPWSVPLREGDGENRTPVCTHAPANAPADAATDAGLFCTAPGLKAARLNPADGAITWSVKATGESADSDVDMPPTLSGGLVHVNAPDGAGGRRLEALDPADGSVRWSTGISSYASVAYAGDTVLLVANDGKVRGLDGATGQERWTGRRGGPGTQWVSAPGADGPALAVTGSADGRTGRVTAVDPVTGTVRWEKRLNGRLTPVEVSGDALFLLSADAEAYTSAVVRLDLTDRSVRRVPLQTPVDQAQAAVRGDTVYLAGSGGALLAVDTRPGTDARTAQLWRLETSVTRVSRPVVSGARLYVTAADGRLLAVDAERGALLGQTKPRMDDGRYTFAPMLPAPVAASGTVFATAPDGSVFGVEATAPARW, encoded by the coding sequence GTGCCGCCGGTGAGCAGTGCCGGGCAGGTCCCGGAAGCGGAGCATCCGGAATTCGCCGGGCGCTACCGGCTGGAGGAGTGCCTGGGCTCGGGCGGAATGGGTGTCGTCCATCTCGCCACCTCCGCCTCGGGGTTGCGTCTCGCGGTCAAGGTCGTGCATGCCGCGTATGCGGCGGATCCCGAGTTCAGAGCGCGGTTCCGGCAGGAGGTGGCCGCGGCCAGGAGGGTCAGCGGCGCCTTCACCGCACCGGTCGTGGACGCGGATCCCGAGGCGGAACGGCCTTGGATGGCCACGCTGTTCATCGACGGCCCGACGCTGTCGGAGCGGGTGAAGCGGAACGGCCCGCTGGACGCCGCGGAGCTGGCCCGGGTGGGCGCTGGGCTCGCCGAGGGCCTGCGTGACATCCACCGCGCCGGTGTCGTGCACCGCGATCTGAAGCCGAGCAACGTGCTCCTCGCGCACGACGGCCCGAAGGTCATCGACTTCGGTATCTCACGCCCCACGGACAGCGATCTCCGCACGGAGACGGGCAAGTTGATCGGCACGCCGCCCTTCATGGCGCCGGAGCAGTTCCAACGTCCACGCGAGGTCGGCCCCGAGGCCGATGTGTTCGCGATGGGCGCGGTGCTGGTGCACGCGGCCACCGGCAGGGGACCGTTCGACTCGGACAGCCCGTACATCGTGGCCTACCAGGTGGTGCACAACGAGCCGGACCTGGCGGGCGTGCCCGAGGAACTGGCCCCGCTGCTGCTGCGGTGTCTGGCGAAGTCGCCCGCCGAACGCCCGACGCCCGACGAGCTGATGGCCGCGCTAAGGCCGTTGACCCAAGGAGCCGGCTCCCAGGACACGGCCCCGTTCATACCGGCGCAGCGGCGGCCCACGGGCGCGGCCACACCTCCCACGCCACCGGCCGTCCCGACGCCCTCCCCTCATCCGTCCAGGAGATCCGAGACATCCAGGACGTCCGAGGCGTCCACGGCGTCCACGGCGAAGAAGCGGCGGATCCGCCGGGCTGCCGCCTCCATCGCGATCGCCGCGCTGGTCACGGGCGGGATCCTCGGCCTCCGCGCGGCGCTGGAGGACACGGCCCCCACGAGCGCACCGGACAGCAGGACCGCAGAGACGTTCCGCCCGTGGTCCGTCCCGCTCCGGGAAGGCGACGGCGAGAACAGGACCCCCGTCTGCACGCACGCCCCGGCGAATGCCCCGGCGGACGCCGCGACGGACGCGGGACTGTTCTGTACGGCTCCCGGGCTCAAGGCGGCCCGGCTGAACCCTGCCGACGGCGCCATCACCTGGTCGGTCAAGGCCACCGGAGAATCCGCCGACAGCGACGTGGACATGCCCCCGACCCTGTCCGGCGGGCTCGTCCATGTGAACGCGCCCGACGGCGCGGGCGGCCGCCGGCTCGAAGCGCTCGATCCTGCCGACGGGAGCGTGCGCTGGAGCACCGGCATCTCCTCGTACGCCTCGGTGGCGTACGCGGGCGACACCGTGCTGCTCGTCGCGAACGACGGAAAGGTACGGGGCCTGGACGGCGCGACCGGGCAGGAACGCTGGACCGGACGGCGCGGCGGACCCGGCACGCAGTGGGTGTCCGCGCCCGGCGCCGACGGCCCGGCACTCGCCGTCACGGGCTCGGCCGACGGCCGCACCGGCCGGGTCACGGCCGTCGATCCGGTCACGGGGACCGTGCGGTGGGAGAAGCGGCTGAACGGCCGGCTCACTCCCGTGGAGGTCTCGGGCGATGCCCTGTTCCTGCTGTCGGCCGACGCCGAGGCCTACACGTCCGCCGTGGTGCGCCTGGACCTGACGGACCGTTCGGTGCGCCGGGTGCCGCTGCAGACTCCTGTCGACCAGGCGCAGGCGGCGGTCCGCGGGGACACCGTCTATCTGGCCGGGTCGGGAGGTGCGTTGCTCGCGGTCGACACCCGACCGGGCACGGACGCCCGCACCGCCCAGCTCTGGCGGCTGGAGACGTCGGTGACCCGGGTGTCCCGGCCGGTCGTCTCCGGCGCACGGCTCTATGTGACGGCGGCGGACGGCAGGCTGCTGGCGGTGGACGCCGAACGAGGGGCGCTGCTGGGCCAGACGAAGCCCCGTATGGACGACGGCCGTTACACCTTCGCGCCGATGCTGCCCGCTCCGGTCGCCGCTTCCGGCACGGTCTTCGCGACCGCGCCGGACGGTTCCGTCTTCGGCGTGGAGGCCACCGCCCCGGCGCGCTGGTGA
- a CDS encoding peptidase yields the protein MALEEAEATTATTVTEEVEAAQEAGASEEIEGTAAAAESLGVRRYPVAPGVRLNVRGGPGTSYRLIRVLTYGVSVPINCQKPGERVTGPYGTSNLWDNIANGEYVADAYVNTGSDGYVAVRCS from the coding sequence ATGGCCTTGGAAGAAGCCGAAGCGACCACGGCGACCACAGTGACCGAAGAGGTCGAAGCCGCCCAAGAGGCGGGAGCGAGCGAAGAGATCGAGGGAACCGCGGCGGCTGCCGAGTCGCTGGGAGTCAGGCGCTACCCGGTGGCGCCCGGCGTGCGGCTCAACGTCCGCGGCGGCCCCGGCACCTCGTACCGGCTCATCCGGGTCCTGACGTACGGGGTCAGCGTGCCGATCAACTGCCAGAAGCCCGGTGAGAGGGTCACCGGTCCCTACGGCACGTCGAACCTCTGGGACAACATCGCCAACGGCGAGTACGTCGCGGACGCGTACGTGAACACGGGCAGCGACGGATACGTCGCCGTGCGCTGCTCCTGA
- the ilvD gene encoding dihydroxy-acid dehydratase translates to MPELRSRTVTHGRNMAGARALMRASGVAGADIGKPIIAVANSFTEFVPGHTHLAPVGRIVSDAILAAGAVPREFNTIAVDDGIAMGHSGMLYSLPSRELIADSVEYMVEAHCADALICISNCDKITPGMLMAAMRLNIPAIFVSGGPMEAGQATLVDGTVRKLDLINAIVDAVNENVSDEDVLRIEENACPTCGSCSGMFTANSMNCLAEAIGLALPGNGSVLATHTARKALYENAGRTIVEITKRYYEQGDESVLPRNIATREAFENAMALDIAMGGSTNTILHLLAAAQEAELGYDLTDIDAVSRRVPCLAKVAPNVAPGGTYYMEDVHRAGGIPAILGELYRGGLLNEDIHTVHSASLAEWLKTWDVRGGSPSAEAVELWHAAPGCVRSATAFSQSERWESLDVDAEGGCIRSVEHAYSEDGGLAVLKGNIAEDGCVVKTAGVDESIWTFEGPAVVCESQDEAVDKILSKVVKEGDVVVIRYEGPRGGPGMQEMLYPTSFLKGRGLGKACALVTDGRFSGGTSGLSIGHASPEAASGGTIALVEDGDRIRIDIPNRSIELLVDDATLAARREALGGVYAPKNRERKVSAALRAYAAMATSADKGAVRDVSQLG, encoded by the coding sequence ATGCCCGAGCTGAGGTCCCGCACAGTCACCCACGGCCGCAACATGGCGGGCGCCCGTGCCCTTATGCGAGCCTCGGGCGTAGCGGGCGCGGACATCGGCAAGCCGATCATCGCGGTCGCCAACTCCTTCACCGAGTTCGTGCCCGGGCACACCCATCTCGCCCCGGTCGGCCGGATCGTCTCCGACGCGATCCTGGCGGCGGGCGCGGTGCCCCGTGAGTTCAACACGATCGCCGTCGACGACGGCATCGCGATGGGCCACAGCGGCATGCTGTACTCGCTGCCCTCCCGGGAACTGATCGCGGACTCCGTCGAGTACATGGTCGAGGCGCACTGCGCGGACGCGCTGATCTGCATCTCCAACTGCGACAAGATCACCCCCGGCATGCTGATGGCCGCCATGCGCCTCAACATCCCGGCGATCTTCGTCTCCGGCGGTCCGATGGAGGCCGGCCAGGCCACCCTCGTCGACGGCACCGTCCGCAAGCTCGACCTGATCAACGCCATCGTGGACGCGGTCAACGAGAACGTGTCGGACGAGGACGTGCTCCGTATCGAGGAGAACGCCTGCCCGACCTGCGGCTCCTGTTCCGGCATGTTCACCGCCAACTCCATGAACTGCCTCGCCGAGGCCATCGGCCTCGCGCTCCCCGGCAACGGCTCGGTCCTCGCCACCCACACCGCCCGCAAGGCCCTGTACGAGAACGCGGGCCGCACGATCGTCGAGATCACCAAGCGGTACTACGAGCAGGGCGACGAATCCGTCCTGCCCCGCAACATCGCCACCCGCGAGGCCTTCGAGAACGCCATGGCGCTCGACATCGCCATGGGCGGCTCGACCAACACCATCCTCCATCTGCTCGCCGCCGCCCAGGAGGCCGAGCTCGGCTACGACCTGACCGACATCGACGCCGTCTCGCGCCGTGTGCCGTGCCTGGCCAAGGTCGCGCCGAACGTCGCCCCCGGCGGCACGTACTACATGGAGGACGTCCACCGGGCCGGCGGCATCCCCGCGATCCTCGGCGAGCTGTACCGCGGCGGGCTGCTGAACGAGGACATCCACACCGTCCATTCGGCGTCGCTCGCCGAATGGCTCAAGACCTGGGACGTCCGCGGCGGATCGCCGTCCGCCGAGGCCGTCGAGCTGTGGCACGCGGCCCCCGGCTGCGTCCGCTCCGCCACCGCGTTCTCCCAGTCCGAGCGCTGGGAGTCGCTGGACGTCGACGCCGAGGGCGGCTGCATCCGCTCCGTCGAGCACGCCTACTCCGAGGACGGCGGCCTGGCCGTCCTCAAGGGCAACATCGCCGAGGACGGCTGTGTCGTGAAGACCGCCGGCGTCGACGAGTCGATCTGGACCTTCGAGGGTCCCGCCGTCGTCTGCGAGTCGCAGGACGAGGCCGTCGACAAGATCCTCTCCAAGGTGGTCAAGGAGGGCGACGTCGTCGTCATCCGCTACGAAGGCCCGCGTGGTGGCCCCGGTATGCAGGAGATGCTGTACCCGACGTCCTTCCTGAAGGGCCGCGGCCTGGGCAAGGCCTGCGCCCTCGTCACCGACGGGCGCTTCTCCGGCGGTACGTCGGGCCTGTCCATCGGCCACGCCTCTCCGGAGGCCGCGTCGGGTGGCACGATCGCCCTCGTCGAGGACGGCGACCGCATCCGTATCGACATCCCGAACCGCTCGATCGAGCTGCTCGTCGACGACGCCACGCTCGCCGCGCGCCGTGAGGCACTCGGCGGGGTCTACGCGCCGAAGAACCGCGAGCGGAAGGTGTCGGCGGCGCTGCGCGCGTACGCGGCCATGGCGACGAGCGCGGACAAGGGCGCCGTGCGGGACGTGTCACAGCTGGGCTGA
- a CDS encoding TetR/AcrR family transcriptional regulator, with translation MTGAAPRRRGRPARKEADTGPGARERILEAARTEFAERGYDKTSVRGIAKAAGVDPALVHHYFGTKDEVFAAAIEVSFEPANVIPAVLGEGTEGIGERLARFFIGVWESPATRAPLLAIIRSAMTHEAAAKVLRGFVLRRLLERVAAELDVPDPKFRAEMAASHMIGIVILRYVIQVEPLASADPEDIIELVAPTLQRYLTEE, from the coding sequence ATGACCGGCGCGGCGCCCAGGCGGCGCGGCCGCCCCGCCCGTAAGGAGGCGGACACCGGCCCCGGCGCCCGTGAGCGCATCCTCGAAGCGGCCCGTACGGAGTTCGCCGAGCGCGGCTACGACAAGACGTCCGTCCGGGGCATCGCCAAGGCGGCAGGCGTCGATCCCGCCCTCGTGCACCACTACTTCGGCACGAAGGACGAGGTCTTCGCCGCCGCGATCGAGGTGTCCTTCGAGCCGGCGAACGTCATCCCGGCCGTCCTGGGTGAGGGCACGGAAGGCATCGGGGAGCGGCTGGCCAGGTTCTTCATCGGGGTCTGGGAAAGTCCCGCGACACGTGCCCCGCTGCTCGCGATCATCCGTTCCGCGATGACGCACGAGGCGGCGGCGAAGGTGCTGCGCGGGTTCGTGCTGCGACGGCTGCTGGAGCGGGTGGCGGCGGAGCTGGACGTACCGGACCCGAAGTTCCGGGCCGAGATGGCCGCCTCGCACATGATCGGCATCGTGATCCTGCGGTACGTGATCCAGGTGGAGCCGCTGGCCTCGGCGGATCCTGAGGACATCATCGAGCTGGTCGCGCCGACGCTGCAGCGGTACCTCACGGAGGAGTGA
- a CDS encoding BACON domain-containing protein, which yields MPEHPAHTTGAHRAQRRAPRPTLGQTPPARYEAHLDGLFTYCLSVLCDHDGATAVLGEVLAIAERQHGRRPGDEERQKAWLYALARWACLRALSEQRSRRRQTGGAHSGRPAARAGRPGTPHGRAGAHTAPSAAGAEQTTPPVSAEAAERYRAELARLAWPEAAGTTPEQREALELAVRHQLGPAEVAAVLGMEPVTARELLSSAACEVERTRAALAVVETGNCPAVARLTGDHQVLLSATLRRELVRHVDDCPRCRRAAERAGASGPWPGSTVSPAALPLVAAPRSEAYVAMLRVPRARTAEPRFGRDGFPTDPKDHAARRGRLRARAVTTTVVATVVAAPVLALWAAYRGAPPIGEARDGSTFSASEADETQSLDGAPYDHYENAGNARRESDPRFGVGGLPSPGTGGVTVEVISAGLPPGSPSAAGHGPGRLTVEAQPYGDSTMISLTASGGAPVSWSLWTDVPWLYASRTAGTLKPGESITVYIHVNHAAEPDGPWSARVGIDPAGTVLRIQGDGTPQTPPPSEPPPSSEPPPSSEPPPSSEPPSSSEPPPSSEPPPSSEPPPSSSEPPSSSEPPPPTDPPPSSTDPSATSLSEAPAPPG from the coding sequence ATGCCGGAGCACCCAGCGCACACCACCGGCGCACACCGGGCACAGCGCCGTGCACCTCGGCCGACCCTCGGGCAGACCCCGCCCGCGCGTTACGAGGCCCATCTGGACGGGCTGTTCACGTACTGCCTGTCCGTCCTGTGCGACCACGACGGCGCCACGGCCGTTCTCGGCGAGGTCCTGGCCATCGCCGAGCGACAGCACGGGCGCCGCCCCGGCGACGAGGAGCGGCAGAAGGCCTGGCTGTACGCACTCGCCCGCTGGGCCTGTCTGCGCGCGCTCAGCGAGCAGCGCAGCCGCAGGCGTCAGACCGGGGGAGCGCACAGCGGCCGCCCGGCTGCCCGCGCCGGCCGGCCGGGGACGCCTCACGGCCGGGCGGGAGCGCACACCGCCCCGTCGGCGGCCGGAGCGGAACAGACCACGCCCCCGGTGTCCGCCGAGGCCGCGGAGCGGTACCGCGCGGAGCTCGCCAGGCTCGCCTGGCCCGAGGCCGCCGGCACCACCCCCGAGCAGCGCGAGGCCCTCGAGCTCGCGGTCCGGCACCAGCTCGGCCCGGCCGAGGTCGCGGCCGTCCTGGGGATGGAGCCGGTCACCGCGCGTGAGCTGCTCTCCTCCGCCGCCTGCGAGGTGGAACGCACCCGGGCGGCGCTCGCCGTCGTCGAGACCGGCAACTGTCCCGCCGTCGCCCGGCTCACCGGCGACCACCAGGTCCTGCTCTCCGCGACGCTCCGCCGCGAGCTCGTCCGGCACGTCGACGACTGCCCGCGCTGCCGCCGCGCCGCCGAGCGCGCGGGCGCGTCGGGCCCCTGGCCCGGCTCGACCGTCAGTCCCGCGGCGCTGCCCCTGGTCGCCGCGCCGCGCTCGGAGGCGTACGTGGCGATGCTGCGGGTCCCGCGGGCGCGTACCGCGGAGCCCCGCTTCGGGCGCGACGGCTTCCCCACGGATCCGAAGGACCACGCGGCCCGGCGAGGCCGGCTGCGGGCCCGCGCGGTCACCACCACCGTGGTCGCGACCGTCGTCGCCGCACCCGTGCTCGCGCTCTGGGCGGCGTACCGGGGCGCCCCGCCGATCGGCGAGGCGCGCGACGGCTCCACGTTCTCCGCGAGCGAGGCGGACGAGACACAGAGCCTGGACGGCGCCCCCTACGACCACTACGAGAACGCGGGGAACGCGCGCCGGGAGTCCGACCCCCGCTTCGGCGTCGGCGGCCTGCCGAGCCCCGGGACCGGGGGAGTCACCGTCGAGGTCATCAGCGCGGGCCTCCCGCCGGGCTCCCCGTCCGCGGCCGGCCACGGCCCCGGCCGCCTCACCGTCGAGGCGCAGCCCTACGGCGACTCCACGATGATCAGCCTCACGGCCTCGGGCGGCGCCCCCGTCTCCTGGTCCCTGTGGACGGACGTGCCCTGGCTCTACGCCAGTCGCACCGCCGGCACCTTGAAGCCCGGAGAGTCGATCACCGTCTACATCCATGTGAACCACGCGGCGGAACCGGACGGTCCGTGGAGCGCCCGGGTGGGCATCGACCCTGCCGGAACGGTCCTGCGGATCCAGGGCGACGGGACGCCGCAGACCCCGCCGCCCTCGGAACCCCCGCCGTCGTCCGAGCCGCCGCCGTCGTCCGAGCCTCCGCCGTCGTCGGAACCCCCGTCTTCCTCGGAGCCCCCGCCGTCGTCCGAGCCTCCGCCGTCCTCGGAACCGCCTCCGTCCTCGTCGGAGCCGCCCTCGTCCTCGGAGCCTCCTCCGCCCACGGACCCGCCTCCGTCCTCGACGGATCCGTCCGCGACCTCACTGAGCGAGGCCCCGGCGCCGCCCGGCTGA